The proteins below are encoded in one region of Juglans microcarpa x Juglans regia isolate MS1-56 chromosome 4D, Jm3101_v1.0, whole genome shotgun sequence:
- the LOC121260936 gene encoding uncharacterized tRNA/rRNA methyltransferase YsgA → MPCFYTSSMPTSYPPKLGVSNFQLTFSIAQTQTHFKENASDSVDVKLPLPSHVKSITSASNPFVKHCIKLRHSTSYRHSHGSVLVVGATPVREIYKFQESLQEKTVEMDYLLLLDKAEVPEGIDGFPGRIVRVSAAVMKKLSGVKSTESIDAIALMRIPTRFFNLVNDQDKADCRRWFPYPHRILVLDGIQDPGNLGTLLRSALAFRWGGVFLLPGCCDPFNGKALRASRGASFQIPIVCGSWIHLEALVNEFQMKVLAGHPNSTGDLKPVSQLSKGLADSLVDFPLCLVLGSEGSGLSEKSRHVCDLVSIPMTGEFESLNVSVAGGILMYMLSA, encoded by the exons ATGCCATGCTTCTACACATCTTCGATGCCCACTTCTTATCCTCCGAAACTCGGAGTTTCAAATTTTCAGTTAACGTTTTCTATTGCTCAAACACAAACCCATTTCAAAGAGAATGCCAGTGATTCCGTGGATGTCAAACTCCCTCTACCTTCTCATGTGAAATCCATTACCAGCGCTTCAAACCCATTTGTGAAGCACTGCATCAAGCTGCGTCACAGCACTTCTTACCGCCACTCCCATGGTTCCGTTCTCGTTGTGGGCGCTACCCCTGTAAG GGAAATATACAAGTTTCAAGAGTCCTTGCAAGAGAAAACTGTGGAAATGGATTATTTACTTCTACTTGATAAAGCCGAGGTTCCTGAAGGGATAGATGGTTTCCCTGGACGTATTGTGCGTGTGAGCGCTGCAGTGATGAAAAAGCTTTCCGGTGTGAAGTCAACTGAATCTATTGATGCGATTGCCCTGATGAGAATTCCTACCAGGTTCTTCAATCTAGTAAATGATCAAGACAAGGCAGATTGTCGAAGATGGTTCCCATACCCACATCGAATTCTAGTTCTCGATGGAATCCAG GATCCAGGAAACCTTGGTACATTACTCAGATCAGCTTTGGCCTTTAGATGG GGTGGTGTTTTTCTACTTCCTGGTTGTTGTGATCCATTTAATGGGAAAGCACTTCGAGCTAGCCGAGGAGCCTCCTTTCAGATCCCCATAGTTTGCGGCAGTTGGATCCATCTTGAAGCCCTTGTAAACGAATTTCAAATGAAGGTCCTAGCTGGCCATCCAAATAGTACTGGAGATTTAAAGCCAGTGTCTCAGCTTTCTAAAGGGCTAGCCGATTCTTTAGTAGATTTTCCTTTGTGTTTGGTATTGGGTAGTGAAGGGAGTGGCCTGTCAGAGAAATCTCGGCATGTATGTGATCTTGTGAGCATTCCAATGACTGGAGAGTTTGAGTCTCTGAATGTTTCAGTTGCAGGTGGGATATTGATGTATATGCTTTCAGCCTAA